A portion of the Ferrimonas lipolytica genome contains these proteins:
- the recB gene encoding exodeoxyribonuclease V subunit beta — MSHILDPITFPLGGTRLIEASAGTGKTFTIAALYLRLVLGHGGDNGHPQDALMPDQILVVTFTKAATEELKDRIRTRLVEAANCFRGMAQPDGIIAALMADYPHEEHPWCARRLELAAQMMDQAAVHTIHSWCQRMLREHAFDSGSLFNLELETDLSALLEEAVRDYWRSHFYPCSAEALAPIAQLYSEPMQLQKDLYGLLGKVEAGDDPTSIAAKQQQKICRCKKVWQQQWPSLRPQIEEALANKQLKYVKAAQLDELQRWFEGDAPLPSTTVANRFGSGGMNAAAKKGVDPIESIAFAALEDLTIELENLDLKQALLRHASQWVADRIVAEKQRLALMGQDDLIIDLGKALDNDVDNQLGDKIRHQFPVAMIDEFQDTDPVQYGIFSALYLNQTNTGLMMIGDPKQAIYAFRGADIYTYLQARDDTVGNHYTLETNYRSSIDMVAAANALFEQAQGYPDGPFMYQQRIPFASVNANGRERHWQLNGEPQAALNLWWDNDNAEPINKASYIDNMSHACAESITEFLNQGKQGNAGFAANGEDGELEPLQASDIAILVRDFGEANAVRDALTAKGVRSVYLSDKESVYSSDEAADLRLILNAVAHPQDDRAVRAALSTRTIGLSFNQLEQLGRNEQAWEQQLDGFKLLLQSWQTQGVLPMVRNLLVRFDVAQRLLAEPARGERCLTNLLHLAELLQAAAASLDGELALLRYLNEQCSDKGEKSDEQVMRLESDAELVKVITIHKSKGLQYKLVFLPFVFNYRPVNTSAPVLFFRDANGQNQLSFNADDEAKASAERERLAEDIRLLYVAVTRAEYACYLGLAPLKIGKGKKVNVHLNALGKLLADGAELDVADIGQQLQRLAQQPHTSISAPMARSNRVYSGDGEPAPLPPVRHYSRKPLPNWWISSYSGLLRDMSHQHDDYATEARPEQLAEMMLASSDELELPQQPEIGTIHAFPKGAAPGTFLHDLFEWAAIDGVFRYDADEVEQHLHSICPSNGFAGEEAVLASWFAAALQVPLPLFEQQASLLELPLAQPELEFWFEATNVDVGQLDRLVTESIWPGEIRPQLQPIQLQGMLKGFIDLTFYYQGRYYVADYKSNYLGPDQSAYQAEAMRAAMLEHRYELQAVLYSLALHRLLQSRLPDYDYERDVGGGLYIFLRGLEAGQLGQGALTVSPPKQLIEQLDCLFRGEELVDG; from the coding sequence ATGAGCCATATACTGGATCCTATTACTTTCCCGTTGGGCGGCACACGCTTGATTGAAGCCTCCGCTGGAACCGGAAAAACCTTCACTATTGCCGCGTTATATCTGCGGTTGGTGTTGGGGCATGGTGGTGATAACGGCCACCCTCAAGACGCCTTGATGCCGGATCAAATCTTAGTAGTTACCTTTACCAAAGCGGCTACTGAAGAACTCAAAGACCGGATCCGTACGCGGCTGGTTGAGGCAGCGAACTGCTTTCGAGGAATGGCGCAGCCTGATGGCATCATCGCTGCACTGATGGCGGATTATCCGCACGAGGAGCACCCGTGGTGTGCACGGCGATTAGAGCTGGCAGCTCAAATGATGGATCAAGCAGCGGTGCACACCATTCACAGTTGGTGTCAGCGAATGCTGCGTGAACACGCTTTTGACAGCGGTAGCCTATTTAATCTCGAGTTGGAAACCGACTTGTCGGCCCTGCTTGAAGAAGCCGTTCGAGATTATTGGCGGAGCCATTTCTATCCATGCAGTGCTGAAGCGTTGGCGCCAATAGCACAGCTGTACAGCGAACCGATGCAGCTGCAAAAGGATCTCTATGGCTTACTTGGTAAGGTAGAAGCCGGAGATGACCCTACCTCAATTGCGGCAAAACAGCAGCAGAAGATCTGCCGATGTAAAAAGGTGTGGCAACAGCAGTGGCCTAGCCTGCGGCCGCAAATTGAGGAAGCGTTAGCCAATAAACAGCTCAAGTACGTAAAGGCCGCTCAACTTGACGAGCTGCAGCGCTGGTTTGAAGGGGATGCGCCTTTACCGAGCACGACCGTAGCCAATCGATTTGGTAGCGGAGGCATGAACGCTGCCGCCAAGAAGGGCGTCGACCCGATTGAATCGATAGCATTCGCGGCGCTGGAAGATCTAACTATTGAGTTGGAGAACCTTGACCTTAAACAAGCGTTATTACGCCACGCTTCGCAATGGGTTGCCGATCGTATTGTTGCTGAAAAACAACGCTTGGCCTTGATGGGGCAAGATGACCTGATTATCGATCTGGGTAAAGCACTCGATAATGATGTCGACAATCAGCTTGGCGATAAGATCAGGCACCAATTCCCAGTGGCGATGATCGATGAATTTCAAGATACCGATCCAGTTCAGTATGGTATTTTCAGTGCACTCTATCTTAATCAAACCAATACCGGTTTGATGATGATTGGCGATCCAAAGCAGGCTATCTATGCCTTCCGTGGCGCTGATATCTATACCTACCTGCAGGCGCGGGACGACACCGTCGGTAACCATTACACCCTCGAAACCAACTATCGCTCCAGCATCGACATGGTTGCTGCAGCCAATGCATTGTTCGAACAAGCTCAGGGATACCCTGATGGCCCATTTATGTATCAGCAGCGGATCCCCTTTGCCAGCGTTAATGCCAATGGCCGTGAGCGTCATTGGCAACTCAATGGCGAACCGCAAGCGGCATTGAATCTATGGTGGGATAACGACAACGCCGAGCCGATTAATAAGGCCAGCTACATCGACAACATGAGTCATGCTTGTGCTGAGTCGATTACTGAGTTTCTTAATCAGGGTAAGCAAGGTAACGCCGGTTTCGCTGCTAACGGCGAAGACGGCGAACTAGAGCCGTTGCAGGCATCAGACATAGCTATCTTGGTGCGCGACTTTGGCGAAGCAAATGCGGTCCGCGATGCCTTGACAGCTAAAGGCGTGCGGTCAGTCTACCTATCTGATAAGGAATCAGTTTACAGCAGCGACGAAGCCGCTGATCTGCGCTTAATCCTCAATGCTGTGGCACACCCGCAGGATGATCGCGCGGTGCGCGCCGCGCTGTCGACCCGCACCATTGGTCTGAGCTTCAACCAGTTGGAACAACTTGGCCGCAATGAACAAGCGTGGGAGCAACAGCTTGATGGTTTTAAGCTGCTGCTGCAAAGCTGGCAAACCCAAGGGGTATTGCCGATGGTTAGAAATCTGTTGGTCCGTTTTGATGTAGCGCAGCGCCTATTGGCTGAACCAGCCCGGGGGGAACGCTGCTTGACCAACCTGCTGCACTTAGCAGAACTATTGCAAGCAGCGGCGGCCAGTCTCGACGGTGAACTGGCGCTGCTGCGTTACCTCAATGAACAGTGCAGTGACAAAGGCGAGAAATCCGACGAGCAGGTGATGCGGCTCGAGTCCGACGCCGAGCTGGTCAAAGTGATTACTATCCACAAATCGAAAGGGTTGCAGTACAAGCTGGTGTTCTTACCGTTTGTGTTTAACTATCGGCCAGTGAATACCAGCGCACCGGTGCTGTTTTTTCGTGATGCTAATGGCCAAAATCAGCTCAGTTTTAACGCCGATGATGAAGCCAAGGCGAGCGCCGAACGCGAACGTTTAGCCGAGGACATTCGTTTGCTGTACGTTGCCGTTACTCGCGCGGAATATGCCTGTTATCTAGGTTTGGCACCGCTTAAAATTGGCAAGGGCAAAAAGGTCAACGTGCACCTAAATGCACTGGGTAAATTGCTTGCTGATGGCGCTGAATTAGATGTCGCAGATATTGGCCAACAGCTGCAGCGGCTGGCGCAGCAGCCACATACCAGCATCAGTGCACCAATGGCTCGGTCCAATCGCGTTTATAGTGGCGATGGTGAGCCGGCGCCGCTGCCACCGGTTCGCCACTATTCACGCAAGCCACTGCCAAATTGGTGGATTAGCTCCTATTCTGGCTTACTCCGAGATATGAGCCATCAACACGACGATTACGCCACTGAAGCACGGCCAGAACAGTTGGCAGAGATGATGCTCGCCAGTAGTGACGAGTTGGAACTGCCCCAGCAGCCGGAAATAGGCACCATTCACGCGTTTCCTAAGGGAGCGGCACCAGGCACCTTCTTACATGATCTGTTTGAGTGGGCCGCCATTGACGGCGTATTCCGTTATGACGCCGACGAAGTAGAACAACACTTGCACAGCATCTGCCCAAGTAACGGTTTTGCCGGTGAAGAGGCGGTGCTTGCCTCTTGGTTTGCTGCTGCGCTGCAGGTGCCATTACCGCTGTTTGAGCAGCAGGCGTCGTTACTTGAACTGCCATTAGCGCAGCCGGAACTGGAGTTTTGGTTTGAAGCAACCAATGTCGATGTCGGTCAATTGGATCGTTTGGTCACCGAGTCTATTTGGCCCGGAGAGATACGGCCTCAGTTGCAGCCAATACAGCTGCAGGGCATGCTCAAAGGCTTTATCGATTTAACCTTCTACTACCAAGGGCGCTATTACGTTGCTGACTACAAGTCCAACTACCTTGGTCCAGATCAAAGTGCTTACCAAGCGGAGGCTATGCGTGCTGCCATGCTGGAACATCGTTATGAACTGCAAGCGGTGTTGTACAGTTTAGCCTTGCATCGGTTATTACAATCACGATTGCCAGATTACGACTACGAGCGCGATGTTGGCGGTGGTTTGTATATTTTCCTGCGAGGCTTGGAAGCGGGACAACTTGGGCAGGGGGCACTGACGGTGTCGCCGCCTAAACAACTTATAGAACAATTGGATTGTCTGTTTCGCGGCGAGGAGCTGGTAGATGGCTGA
- the recD gene encoding exodeoxyribonuclease V subunit alpha: MAEVTTPQTTLNAEPQAPFQFGPKPLPTELVPLEQYQQLGWLRQLDLALVRLLQQQGETNPAVLTLAALASHQVGRGHICLDLTMLLNEPQLILGLPPQGREFLAPSLPQHWLQGITLEQLLSGLEASTVVDNDNRGSAPLVLSGALLYLRRYYEYEVEVAAVLTERLQQQFELPEDLPHRLNQLFAPLKDSAENDGSSVHWQSVAAALAARAGVSVISGGPGTGKTTTVVRLLALLQSLALEQQGSDGTGLRIQLAAPTGKAAARLSESLSGTLSAIRAGNVAEIPTEIAELIPAEVATLHRLLGARPDSRFFRHHRSNPLHLDVLVVDEASMVDLEMMASLLAAVPPTARLILLGDKDQLSSVEAGAVLGDLCQFAEQGRYQADTQGFVYRASGYDLSPWVGAGTSLEQQVVMLRKSHRFGADSGIGQLASAVNRGDVDQTRWQLMNSQGDLAFLSPKSTQDSGFDRLLLDGDANGLAPRNGHSAAGYRRYLQLVNEGVQPEQTELQWQQSILTAFGEFQLLAAIREGEWGVSGLNQRIATLLKRKQLISDDKGWYAGRPVMVMRNDYSVNLMNGDVGICLPSASDGGQLRVVFPMPDGSLKAVLPSRLSSVETVFAMTVHKSQGSEFSHTALVLPDKPNPVLTRELIYTGITRAKLWFSLVISDGSLVAEAIRSQTVRSSGLSQRLGF, encoded by the coding sequence ATGGCTGAAGTAACAACCCCACAAACGACCCTCAATGCTGAGCCGCAGGCGCCGTTTCAGTTTGGCCCAAAGCCACTGCCAACGGAACTCGTACCGCTGGAGCAGTATCAACAACTAGGCTGGTTGCGCCAACTCGATCTGGCCTTGGTGCGGCTATTACAACAGCAGGGGGAAACGAACCCGGCGGTGCTTACGTTAGCTGCTCTTGCCAGCCATCAGGTGGGCCGTGGCCACATCTGTTTAGACCTAACTATGTTACTCAACGAGCCGCAGTTAATCTTAGGATTACCTCCCCAAGGCCGAGAGTTTTTGGCGCCGTCACTACCGCAACATTGGTTGCAGGGTATTACGCTGGAACAGCTATTGAGTGGATTAGAGGCTTCGACGGTGGTTGATAACGACAATCGCGGTAGTGCACCCTTGGTGCTTAGTGGAGCGCTCCTGTACCTACGCCGCTACTACGAATATGAGGTGGAGGTTGCGGCGGTTCTCACCGAGCGATTGCAGCAACAGTTTGAGCTACCGGAAGACCTGCCTCATCGTCTTAATCAGTTGTTTGCTCCCTTAAAAGACAGCGCTGAAAACGATGGCAGCAGTGTTCATTGGCAGAGTGTTGCGGCGGCGTTGGCAGCTAGGGCAGGGGTTAGCGTTATTTCCGGCGGGCCAGGCACCGGTAAAACCACAACCGTGGTGCGTTTGCTGGCGCTACTGCAGTCATTGGCGCTAGAGCAGCAGGGTAGCGATGGTACCGGCTTACGGATCCAGTTAGCTGCACCAACCGGCAAAGCGGCTGCCCGCTTGTCGGAGTCTTTGTCCGGCACTCTAAGCGCGATTCGGGCCGGCAACGTGGCTGAGATCCCGACCGAGATTGCTGAGCTTATTCCTGCTGAGGTGGCAACCTTGCATCGACTGTTAGGAGCGAGACCAGACAGCCGCTTCTTTCGTCATCACCGCAGTAATCCGTTGCATCTTGATGTTCTGGTGGTCGATGAAGCATCGATGGTCGATCTGGAGATGATGGCGAGTCTACTGGCGGCGGTACCGCCGACCGCCCGATTAATTCTGTTGGGCGATAAAGATCAACTATCTTCCGTCGAAGCAGGAGCGGTATTAGGCGATCTGTGTCAGTTTGCCGAGCAGGGCCGATATCAAGCGGATACTCAAGGTTTTGTTTATCGAGCCAGCGGTTACGATCTCTCCCCTTGGGTTGGGGCAGGTACCTCGCTTGAGCAGCAGGTGGTGATGCTGCGTAAATCGCACCGCTTTGGAGCTGATTCAGGTATTGGCCAACTGGCTAGTGCCGTTAATCGTGGCGATGTCGATCAAACCCGTTGGCAGCTAATGAACAGTCAAGGTGATCTCGCTTTCTTATCGCCTAAAAGCACACAGGACAGCGGCTTTGATAGGCTGCTGCTTGATGGCGATGCTAACGGTTTGGCACCACGCAATGGTCACAGCGCCGCTGGCTACCGACGTTATCTGCAATTGGTTAATGAAGGGGTTCAACCGGAGCAAACCGAACTGCAATGGCAGCAATCTATCTTAACCGCCTTTGGCGAATTTCAATTGCTTGCAGCTATACGTGAAGGGGAGTGGGGTGTTTCCGGCTTAAACCAGCGCATTGCCACCTTACTTAAAAGAAAACAGCTGATTAGCGATGATAAAGGTTGGTATGCGGGCAGGCCGGTAATGGTGATGCGTAACGACTATAGCGTTAATCTAATGAACGGCGACGTTGGGATCTGTTTGCCAAGCGCAAGCGATGGCGGGCAGCTTCGAGTGGTCTTTCCTATGCCTGATGGCAGTCTTAAAGCGGTGTTACCTAGCCGTTTGAGTAGTGTCGAGACGGTGTTTGCGATGACGGTTCATAAATCACAAGGCAGTGAATTTTCCCATACTGCGTTAGTGCTGCCCGATAAGCCTAATCCGGTATTAACCAGAGAGTTAATCTACACCGGTATTACTCGAGCAAAGCTATGGTTTAGTTTAGTGATAAGTGATGGCAGTTTGGTTGCTGAAGCCATTCGCAGTCAAACGGTGCGCTCAAGTGGGCTTAGTCAAAGGTTGGGTTTTTAG